A segment of the Buchnera aphidicola (Ceratoglyphina bambusae) genome:
TGAAATCTTATATTAAATTTGTCGATATAGCTGGGTTAGTTAAAAATTCTCATTTAGGAAGTGGATTAGGAAATAAATTTTTAAACAGCATTAAAGACGTTGATATAATATTACATGTTGTAAGATTTTTTAAAAATAAAGATATAATACATGTAAATAATAAAATAGATCCAATATATGATGTTAATTTAGTTAATACTGAATTAATATTGTCTGATTTTCAAGAATGTCAAAAAATAATTTTTAATTATAAAAAAAGATTTAATAAAAGAGAAAGAGATAATAAAAATATTGAAAACATTTTAAACATATTAAAGATTTGTTCAAATAGTTTAAAAAAAAATATTATGTTAAATGAAGTATATTTTAACAAAGATCAGGTAAATATTTTAAAATCTTTTAGATTTATAACTATGAAAAATATTATATATATAGCTAATATAGATTTAGAAGATTTTGTTAAAATTAAAATAGAAAATAATAAAATATTAAATATAGAAAAATTTCCTTATAAAGTATTTCCAATATGTATAAATTTTTATGAAATTAATTTCGGTTATAAAAAAAGTTTTTATAAAAATTTATTGTCTTTTTTTTTAGAAGATATAAAAAATATAATTTTAAAATCATATATTTCTTTAAAGTTACAAACTTTTTTTACTGTTGGGTCTAAAGAAATAAAGTCTTGGACTATAAAAAAAGGTACTACCGCAATTGAAGCCGCTAAAATTATTCATACAGATTTTAAAAAAGGGTTTATAAGAGCCAAAGTAATTTCTTACAAAGATTTTATAATTCATAAAAAAATAGAAAATTTAAAAAAATATGGAAGATATAGATTAGAAGGTAAAAATTATAAATTAATTGATGGAGATATTATACATTTTTTGTTTAATATATAAAACTATTATCAAATTTATTTTTAATTAAATTAGTTTCCTATCAAGTATTGTTACTTGTTAGGAAACTATTTTTTAAGTATTTTATTTTTCCATTAATATTTTTTTCAATATTGAAAATTCAGGATTAATTGAATATGTAAACAATTTATTTTTTTTGTATTTTTTTATTTTTTCTGGAACTTTTATGTTTATTTTTAAAACTTCTTCTATAGTATTTTTAAATTTTATTGGATGAGCTGTACCTAAAAATAATCCATATTCTTTATCTTTAATTTTTTTCTTTAAAACTGTATATGCTACAGATGCATGTGGTTCTGATATATATTTTAATTTATGTAATTCTTTTAAACTTTTTTTAGTATTTTTCTCGGAAACACTATCATAATTTAAGTAATTTGAATCATTTATATTCCATTTATTTTGTTTGAATAACTCTTCAATTCTATCCCAGTTATTAGGCACACTTATATCCATAGCATTAGAAATAGTAGATATAGTATTTCTTGGTTCCCATTTTTTGTTTTTTAAAAATCTTGGAACTGTATCATTAGAATTTGTAGATATAATAAATTTTTTTATTGGCAACCCAATAGATTTTGCAATTAATCCTGCTGTAATATTCCCAAAATTTCCACATGGTACTGAAATTATAATTTTTTTTCTATTTCTTTTATTTATTAAAGAAAATGCTTCAAAATAATAACAAATTTGTGCCAATAATCTGCTTATATTTATAGAGTTTCCTGAATTTAAACTAATTTTTTTTTTTAGATAAGAATCATTAAATGCTGTTTTTACTAATTTTTGACATTCATCAAAACTTCCATTTACTGATATAGTTTTTATATTTTTACCTAAATTACACAACATTTTTTCTTGTATATCACTAATTTTTCCTTTTGGATAGAGTATCACTATTTTTATATTTTTCATTTTATAAAAAGCATGTGCTACTGCTGCTCCAGTATCTCCAGATGTTGCTGTTAAAATTGTAATTTTTTTTTTATTAATTTTGTTCATATAAAATATTATTTGAGACATAAATCTAGCACCAAAATCTTTAAATGCAAATGTAGGTCCATGAAACAATTCTAAACAAGAAATATTTTTTTGTATTTTTTTTATTTTTGGAATAGTTTTGGAAAAAGATTTTTTTACTATTTTGTATAATTTTTTTTTGGGTATTTCTTTCCCTATAAATGCATTTAGTATTTTATAGCTTTTTTTAAAAAAGTTCATTTTTAAAATTTTTTTTATTTCATTTTTTTTAAAAAATGGTAATTTTTTTGGAAAAAATAAACCTTGTTTTTTGCATAATCCAAGCTCTACAGCTTTTAAGAATGTTACTTCTTGTGAAGAATCTTTTAAACTATATAATTTCATATTTTTACCTAATTTTTATAGTTCCTGTATTATTTACTTTGCATATTTTTACAAAACCTTTTTTATTTTTTAAATAGTTCTTTGATAGCCATATTGAAACATTTTTAGCTATTTTAATACTATTACAAATAGAAAATATTGTTGGCCCAGATCCTGATATTCCAAATCCTATTGCTCCAATTTTTTTTATTATTTTTTTTGTTTTTAAAAATTTTGGAATAATTTTTATTCTATATGGTTCAGCTATTTTATCTTTTAAAAATTTTATAGCTAAGTTTTCTTGCATAGAATAAGAAGCATGTATAAATCCAGCTAAATTTCTACTATGGTCTATACATGTTTGTTTATTATATTTTTTAGGTAATATTTTTCTAGATTGTAAAGTAGATATTTTTGTGCCAGGCCATGCTATAACCCATATCCAATTTTGAAAAAATGGTATAGATTGGCTTATTATATTATTTTTTTGTAAAATTATTTGTAATCCTCCCAAAAAACATGGAGCTACATTATCAAAATGAATATTTCCAGATATTTTTCCTTCTAGTTTTCCCATCAATATTAATAATTCATTTTTTGATAAAGGATTTTTACAAAATTCATTCATAGCGAACAAACTAGCTGATATTGAACATGCACTAGATCCTAATCCTGAACCTATAGGCATATTTTTTTTAAGTATTATTGACATAGGAACTTTTTTATTTATTTTTTTACAAAAATATTTCCAACATTTCCATACAACATTTTTTTCCAAAATTTTAGGAAGTTTTTTTGAGAACTTACCAATATTTTTTAGTTTAAAAGTTTTACATTTTTTAATTATTACTATATCTCCAAAATATGAATTATCTATTGGAGAAATTGCTAAACCTAAAGTATCAAATCCAACGCTTATATTTCCTATAGTAGCTGGTGAATAAACTGTTATCATTATTATTTTCCATATTATTATGACATTAAATTCTTAATAAATCTGAAAATACTCCCGCTGCAGTCACTTGGTTTCCAGCGCCATATCCTCTTAATATTAATGGCATTGGATTATAATATTTAGTATAAAAAATTAAAGCATTTTCTCCATTTTTTATATTATATAATATATCTTCTTTTTTTATTTTTTCTATTTTTACTATACATTTCCCGATATTAGATATAGATCCTACTAATCTAAGAACTTCATTATGATTTTTTGCTTTTTTTATTTTTTCTTCATAAAATTTTTTTATTTTATTTAATTTTTCGTTTAAATTAACATCGTTTATTTTTGTATCATTTATTTCTTTAGGTAAAATATTTTTTATTTCTATATCTTTTAATTCTAGTTTTAATCCAATTTCTCTTGCTATTATTAATAATTTTCTCGCAACATCTATACCAGATAGATCTTCTAATGGATTAGGCTCTGTGTATCCTAATTTTTTTGCTTCTTTAACTGCTTCTATTATAGTATAATTTTCTTCTAATTTACCAAAAATAAATGATAATGATCCTGATAGTATTCCCCTGAATTTTATTATTTTATCACCAGCAAGAATTAATTTTTGTAAATTTTCTATTACTGGAAGTCCTGCGCCCACATTAGTTTCATACAGAAATTTTTTTTTATATTTTAATAAATTCTTTCTAATTTGAAAATAATATTTTAAAGATGATGTGTTTGCTTTTTTGTTAGAAGTTATTATGTTAAATCCTTTTTTTATAATATTGTTATATTCTTTAGATATTTCTCTACTAGAAGTACAGTCTATTATTGTAGGATTTGTTAATTTTTTTTTTGTTATTTTGTTTATAAATTTTTTTATATTAAATTTACTTTTTTTGCTATTTTGTATTTTTTTTAATTGTTTTCTTTCAATGTTGTTTGAATTTAACAAATAGCTTTTAGAATTTGCTATTCCCAATATTTTAATTTTTATATTATTTTTTTGTAATTTATATCTTTGATTATATATTTGTTTTAATAAATTTAATCCAACTCCACCTATTCCTATTAAAAATATTTCTACAATCTTATTATTAAAAAAAATTTTGTTATGTATTGAATTTATTGAGTCATTTAAATTTGAATTTTTTACTATAATTGATATTGAATATTTTGAATTTTCTAAAATTATAGAAATTATTTTTATATTAACACTTTTCATGGAAAAAATTATTTTATATAAAATATTTATATTCAAATTTATATTTTTTCCTATTACAGATATTATGGATAATTTTTTTATTGTATTTATTTTATATATGTTTTTTGAAAAATGTTTATTTGATTCATCTGTAAAAAATTTTTTTATTATTTTATAATTTTCATAAGATGTAAATATTTCAATTTTTTTATTGCTTATTTTTTTTTTATCAAATGATGTTTTTATATTTATTTTTTTTTCTAATTTTGATATTTTTTTTAATAATTTATGTTTTTTTTTAAATTTTTCTTTAAAAAATATTTTTATTGCACAAAAATTTTTTAAATAAGTTATACTTTTCACAGAACATTTTTTTTTGTTATTATAATGTTTGCTTATTAGTGTTCCTTGTACATATGGAAAATAAGAATTTTTAATTCTACAAGGAATATTTTTTTTATATAAAAGATAAATAGTTTTTGGATGTATGATTTCAGCTCCGCATTTTGATAATTCTATGGCTTCTTTATATGAAATATATTTAATTATTTTTGCATTAGAAGTTTTTTTTGGGTCTGAAGTATATATTCCATTTACATCTTTCCATATTTCACAAGATTTTGCATTTAAACAATATGATAATATTGATGCTGAATAATCTGATCCATTTCTACCTAATAAAGTTATTTCCTCTCTATTGTTTCCTGATATAAATCCTGGCATTAAAATTATTTTTTTTTTGCAGTCATTTATTTTCTTAAATTTTTCTACAGTTTTTTCTATATTAATGTTTGCGTTTAAATAATTGTTATCAGATACAATTTTTTTCGCGGGATTTATTATTTTTCTGCTTATTTTTTTTGTTTTTAATATATAATTCATTATTTCTATTGAAATTATTTCTCCTTTGCTTATTATTTTTGCTTTTTCTTTGTCAGTTATTTTTTTAAACTTTTCTTTTTTTATTAATATGTTTTCTATGTTGTTTATATGATTATTAATTATTTTTGAAATTTTTTTTATTTTGAATTTATTATTATGAAATTTAATATTTGTTAATATTTTTTTAATTTTTTTTTTAATCTTGTTTAAACTCTTGTTTTTTTTATTCTTTGTTTTTTCTTCTATAGAAGAAATTAAATAATTAGTTATTTTATGAGGAGCAGAGAGAACAACAAAAATTTTTTGGCATCTACTGTTTTTATTTAATATTTTATATACGTTTAAAAATTTTTTTGCATTAGATAATGATGAGCCACCAAATTTTAATACTTTCACAATTTTTTTTTCCTATATAAAATTATGTTAATATAAAAATTTATTTTTAATAATTAATTATATTAAAGTTTACAATAATAATATATTAAAAATTTTTTTTATTTTAATATATTATTAATTTATTTTTATTTAAAATTAAAATATTTATTAATATAAATATTAATTTTATAATATATATTTTACAGATTTAATTAGAATATTTATATTTTGTCAACATTATAAATTCAAAATAAAATATTTATATAAATTAATATAAATTTTTATATAAATTTATATTCTATTTTTTTAATAAACTTATTTATTATTTTTATTTTATCTAATTATTTGCTTATCTCTTATTTCTGATAGAGTTTTGCAATCAATGCATAAATTAGCTGTTGGTCTAGCTTCTAATCTTTTTATACCAATTTTTATATCACATGATATACAATATCCAAAGTTGTTTATTTCAATTTTTTTTAATGTGTTTTTTATTTTTTTTATTATATTTCTATCTCTATCTCTATTTTTTAAATTTAAATTAAATTCTTCTTCTTGAACTGCTCTATCTATTGGATCAGGAAAATTTATAGACTCTTTTTGTATGTTGTTTTCTATATAATTTATTTTTTTTTCTATTTGATTTTTCCATGCTTCTAAAATTTTTTTAAAATGATTTATTTGTTTTTTGTTCATATATTTTTCATTTTTGTTTAATTTATATGGTTTTACTCCTGCTATTGATAATATGCTTAAAGAAGATATTTTTTTATTTTTTTTTATTTTCATTGTCAAATCTCTTATAAAAAAGTTTAAAAAATATATTTAAATTTTTAAAAATTAATATTTTAATATATTTTTAAAACAAAAATTTTTATTTTTTTTATAAAATTTATTATAAAAATATAATACTTATATATTAATATTTTTCAACTTTTATTTTGGTAATTAATATTATGAGAATTGCTTTAGGAATTGAATATAATGGAACAAATTATCATGGATGGCAAAATCAAAAAGGAATAATAACTATACAAAACGTTTTAGAAACATGTCTGACTATTGTAGCAAATGAAAAAATAAAAATTTTTTGTGCTGGTAGAACAGATTCTAAAGTACATAGTTTTGGACAAGTTGTACATTTTGATACAAATTCAGTTAGAAGAACTAAATCTTGGATTTTAGGAACTAATTTTTATTTGCCTAAAGACATATCTGTTATTTGGGCTAAAAAGGTTAACTATAAATTTCATGCAAGATATAGTGCTATATATAGGCATTATAGATATATAATAAATAATAGTAATCATAGGTCTGCTATTTTTACAAATAATTTTTATAATTTTAATAGAGCTTATTTAGATGAAAAAAAAATGAATAAATCTGCTAAATTTTTAATTGGTGAACATGATTTTACTTCATTTAGATCAAAAAATTGTCAATCCAATGTTCCGTATAGATATGTTTTTAATATAGAAGTATATAGAATAAACTCTTTAGTTATATTTGATATAATTGCAAATTCTTTTTTATATAATATGGCGCGAAATATTGTTGGAGCTTTATTAGAAGTTGGTTGTAACAATAGAGAAATATCATGGATTAACACATTATTAGTTATGAAAAGTAACAATTTTTTATATAACGTAGTTCATCCATCTGGATTATATTTAGTATATGTAAAATATCCAAAGTTTTTAAAATTTCCTAAAATAAATTTAAAAAAAATTTTTAATCTTTTTTAATATTCAAATTTTTATTTAAAATTAATATTGTATTTTATAATGTTAAATTTAAAAAAAATGTTATTGTATTTTTTTTAAAAAAATTATATTTTAAATTTTTTTTTTAAAAAATAGTTTATTTTATTTTTTTTTTAAAAAAAAGTTTATTTTATTTTTTTTTTAAAAAAAAGTTTATTTTATTTTTTTTATATATTTTCTTAAATATAATTTATATTTTATATAATATTTTTAAAAATATAAATTTTTATAAATAAAATTTATATTTTGTATCATATTATTATAATATTTTTAAATTTTATATTTATTGTATTAAATACAATTAACTATTTTAATGAGAAAATTTTATGTTAATAAAATTTATTAAAAATTTATTTAAAAACAATAATGAAAAAGTTTTATTAAAAATTTATAAAACTGTAGATAAAATAAATAGTTTAGAATCAAGTTTTGTTAAATTAAGTGATTCACAGATTAAAAATAAAACTTTTTACTATAAGAATAGAATTTTGTCTGGAGATTCTTTAGACGATATATTACCTGAAGCATATGCTACAGTTAAAGAAGCTAGTAAAAGAATTTTTGGCATTAGTCATTTTAATGTTCAAATTATTGGAGGAGTAATATTACACAAAAGATGTATTGCTGAAATGAAAACAGGTGAAGGAAAAACTTTAACATCTACTCTACCTTTATATTTAAATTCTTTAACTAATAATGGTGTACATATAGTTACCATGAATGATTATTTAGCAAAAAGAGATTATGAAAAAAACAATGAATTATTTAATTTTTTAGGAGTGAGTGTAGGTTTAAATTTACCTGGAATGAACACAAAAATAAAAAAAAATGCTTATCATGCAGACATTACTTATGGAACTAATAATGAATTTTGTTTTGATTACTTAAGAGATAATATGATTTTTAATATTGCTGATAAAGTTCAAAGAAAATTAAATTATGCTTTAATAGACGAAGTAGATTCAATTTTAATAGATGAAGCTAGAACTCCATTAATAGTTTCTGGGTCTTTAGATTCTAATAATTTTTTATATAAAAAAATTAATAATTTAATATTTAATTTGTCTATACAAGAGAAATCTGATTCTAAAGATTTTATAGGTAAAGGAGATTTTTATATAGATGAAAAATATAAACAAGTTTATTTAACAGAAAGAGGTCTTAATAAAATAGAAAAAATTTTTATTCAAGAAAAAATATTAAAAAAAAATTCTAGTTTGTATTCTTCTAATAATATAATTCTTTTTCAACATGTAATAGATGCTTTAAAAGCACATAAATTATTTTTTAAAAATATAGATTATATCGTAAGAAATGGAGAAATTTTAATTATAGATGAACACACTGGCAGAATCATGGAAGGTAGAAGATGGAATGATGGATTGCATCAAGCTATAGAATCTAAAGAAAATATAAAAGTACAAAATGAAAGTTATACTTTAGCTTCTATTACATTCCAAAACTATTTTCGTTTATACAATAGTTTATCTGGAATGACTGGAACAGCTATGATGGAGTCTGAAGAATTTAGATCCATATATAATTTAGAAACAATTTCCATACCAACTAACAAACCAATAATTAGACGAGATTTACCTGACTTAATATATATGACTGAAAAAGAAAAAATAAAAGCTATTATTAAAGATATTAAAAAATGTATAAAAAAAAAACAGCCTGTTTTAGTTGGTACAATTTCTATAGAAAAGTCAGAACTAATATCAAAAAAATTAAAAAAATTAAATATTAAACATAAAATATTAAATGCAAAATTTCATAATAAAGAAGCTAAAATAATTGAAAACGCTGGGTTTTTAGGATCTGTTACTATAGCTACCAATATGGCTGGTAGAGGAACAGATATAATGTTAGGTGGCAGTTTTACTAATTTTTTTAAAAAATATAGAAACAAATATAAATTTTTAAACAAAATGGAAATTTATAAAAAATGGAAATTTCAACATGAAAGGGTTATTTCTTCTGGTGGATTACATGTAATTGGAACAGAAAGACATGAATCTAGAAGAATTGATGATCAATTAAGAGGAAGATCAGGAAGACAAGGAGATATAGGATCTTCTAGATTTTATATTTCTATGGAGGATCCTTTAATTAGAATATTTATTTCAAAGAAAATAATAAATATAATAAAAAGTTTAAATTTGAAAAAAAATAAACCTATAAAAAATGTTTTTGTATCAAAATCTATATATAATGCTCAAAAAAAAATAGAAAATCATAATTTTAATATGAGAATTAAATTATTGGAATATGATAATATATACAATACACAAAGATTAATATTTTATGAAAAAAGAAAAAGAATATTGAATATAAGAAATTTTAAGAAAATAGTTTTTAATATAGCTAATGAAGTATTTAATTCTATTATAAAATTATACTTTGAAAATAAATTTGATACTTATAATATAAAAACTAAATATTTTAAAAAATATTTTAGAAACTTTTTTTATAAAAATGAAATAATTAAATTATGTAATTCAAGTAAAAATAAAATTAATAAAAAAATAATTTTTTGTAAAATGTTAAATTGTTTTAAAAAAAAATATAAAAACAAATTAAAAAATAATGATGAAAATGAATTTAATAAATTTATAAAAATTTTAATTTTAAAGGTTTTAGACATGTTTTGGCAAGAGTATTTATATAATATAGATCATTTAAAAAAAAGTATTCATTTTCGTGGATATGCTGAAAAAAACCCAGAACAAGAATATAAAAAAGAATCTTTTATGATATTTTTTAATATGATAAAATATATAAAATATGAAATAATTTCTTTAATTGGAGTTTTTATTACTAAAAAATATTCTTTAAAAAATTTTATTAATATATTTGAAAATTTTTATAAAGATTAATATTAAATTTTTTATTTTAGTTAATTTTGAATAAATATTTTTAATTTTTCGATATATTTTAAATATTTTATTTAAAAATTTAATTTTAACATTTAGTTAAATAAATATTTTTTGTGTTTTTTATATATTTTTATAAGTTTTAGTTTTATATATAAAAGTTTATTTTTTTTTAATTTGTGTATGTAAAAATCTTTTTAAAAATATATTTTTTATATTTAGATATTTAAAATTTATGTAACATTTTTTTTATTCACTATTTTATAAATTGTATAAAAAAAATAAAAATTTTTATATAATTAAATTTGATTTAACAAATAAAAATTACTTTTATGTACAAGTTAAAAATAATTTGATTTTATTTTTTTTATTAAAAATTAGGATATTTTTATGTCAAAAAATTTAAGTTTTAATTCAGATAAAGAAGAAATAAATGAATGGATACAATCTATAAAATCAGTTATAAATAGAAAAGGAGTTGTTAGAACTAAATTTTTATTAAAAAAAATATTTAATACTTCTATTAAATATGGAATTAATTTTAATAAAAAAAGAAATTTAATTACTGATTATATAAATTCTATACATAAAAATAAAGAAAAAAAATATCCTGGAAATTTAGATATTGAAAAAAAGATAAGATCTTTTATGAGATGGAATGCAATTATTATGGTTGTGAAATCATACAATAAAAAATTAGATTTAGGAGGTCATATTTCTTCTTTTCAATCTTCAGCAAATATATATGATGTTTGTTTTAACCATTTTTTTAAGGGATCTGATGAAAAAAAAACTGGAGATTTAATATATTTTCAAGGACATATTTCTCCGGGAATATATTCTAGAGCATTTTTAGAGAATAGAATTACAGAAAATCAAATGGATAATTTTAGACAAGAAGTCGATGGAAATGGTTTGTCTTCATACCCTCATCCTAAATTAATGCCTAATTTTTGGCAATTTCCTACTGTGTCTATGGGATTAACTTCTGTATGTTCAATTTATCAAGCAAAATTTCTAAAATATTTAAAAAATAGATGTTTAAAAGATACTACTACTCAAAAAGTTTATGCTTTTTTAGGAGATGGAGAAATGGATGAACCTGAATCTAAAGGATTGATATCAATAGCAGCTAGAGAAAAATTAGATAATTTAATTTTTATAATAAATTGTAATTTACAGAGATTAGACGGTTTAGTTAATGGAAATGGCAAAATTATTAATGAATTAGAATCTTTTTTTTTAGGAGCAGGATGGAAAGTTATAAAAGTGGTATGGGGTAGTAGTTGGGATAAATTGTTGGAAAAAGATTATTCTGGAAAACTTGTTAAATTAATGAATGAAACTTTAGATGGTGATTATCAAAATTTTAAATCTAAAGATGGAAATTTTATAAGAAAAAATTTTTTTGGAAAATATACAGAAACTTATGATTTAGTTAAAAATATGACTGATAATGAAATATTTAAATTAAAAAGAGGTGGTCATGATTCTATAAAAATATTTAATGCTATAAACAAAGCTAATAATATTAAAGGTAAACCTATAGTTATTTTATTTCACACAGTTAAAGGATATGGTTTAGGGGAAATAGGAGAAAGTAAAAATATATCGCATCAATTAAAAAATATTAATATAAAATCTTTAATAGATATTAGAAATAGATTTTCTATACCATTGGATGTTAGTTCAATTGAAAAATTATCTTATGTAAAATTTTCTAAAAAATCTGAAGAATATGAATATATAAATGATCAAAGAGAAAAATTAGGTGGTTATGTTCCTTTTAGATTAGAAAAATTTACTAATAAATTAACTATACCTTCAATAAATAATTTTAAAATTTTATTAAAAAAACAAAATAAAAAAATCTCAACAACAATTTCTTTTGTTAGAGTATTAAACATTTTACTAAAAGATAAATTTATAAAAGACAGAATTGTTCCTATAATAGCTGATGAAGCAAGAACATTTGGAATGGAGGGTTTATTTAGAAAAATTGGGATTTACAATTCTGAAGGGCAAAAATATATTTCTCAAGACAAAAATAGTCTATTATATTATAGAGAAGATATTAAAGGACAAATGTTACAAGAAGGAATAAATGAATTAGGAGCTTGCGCTTCTTGGTTATCTGCTGCTACTTCTTATAGTAATAATAATTTTCCAGTTATACCTTTTTATATATATTATTCTATATTTGGATTTCAAAGAATAGGAGATTTGTTATGGGCGGCTGGAGATCAACAAGCTAGAG
Coding sequences within it:
- the ychF gene encoding redox-regulated ATPase YchF, whose translation is MSLKCGLVGLPNVGKSTLFNVLTKSRVPSKNFPFCTINSNIGISFVEDNRIKNICKIINSTNNVVKSYIKFVDIAGLVKNSHLGSGLGNKFLNSIKDVDIILHVVRFFKNKDIIHVNNKIDPIYDVNLVNTELILSDFQECQKIIFNYKKRFNKRERDNKNIENILNILKICSNSLKKNIMLNEVYFNKDQVNILKSFRFITMKNIIYIANIDLEDFVKIKIENNKILNIEKFPYKVFPICINFYEINFGYKKSFYKNLLSFFLEDIKNIILKSYISLKLQTFFTVGSKEIKSWTIKKGTTAIEAAKIIHTDFKKGFIRAKVISYKDFIIHKKIENLKKYGRYRLEGKNYKLIDGDIIHFLFNI
- the thrC gene encoding threonine synthase, translated to MKLYSLKDSSQEVTFLKAVELGLCKKQGLFFPKKLPFFKKNEIKKILKMNFFKKSYKILNAFIGKEIPKKKLYKIVKKSFSKTIPKIKKIQKNISCLELFHGPTFAFKDFGARFMSQIIFYMNKINKKKITILTATSGDTGAAVAHAFYKMKNIKIVILYPKGKISDIQEKMLCNLGKNIKTISVNGSFDECQKLVKTAFNDSYLKKKISLNSGNSINISRLLAQICYYFEAFSLINKRNRKKIIISVPCGNFGNITAGLIAKSIGLPIKKFIISTNSNDTVPRFLKNKKWEPRNTISTISNAMDISVPNNWDRIEELFKQNKWNINDSNYLNYDSVSEKNTKKSLKELHKLKYISEPHASVAYTVLKKKIKDKEYGLFLGTAHPIKFKNTIEEVLKINIKVPEKIKKYKKNKLFTYSINPEFSILKKILMEK
- the thrB gene encoding homoserine kinase translates to MITVYSPATIGNISVGFDTLGLAISPIDNSYFGDIVIIKKCKTFKLKNIGKFSKKLPKILEKNVVWKCWKYFCKKINKKVPMSIILKKNMPIGSGLGSSACSISASLFAMNEFCKNPLSKNELLILMGKLEGKISGNIHFDNVAPCFLGGLQIILQKNNIISQSIPFFQNWIWVIAWPGTKISTLQSRKILPKKYNKQTCIDHSRNLAGFIHASYSMQENLAIKFLKDKIAEPYRIKIIPKFLKTKKIIKKIGAIGFGISGSGPTIFSICNSIKIAKNVSIWLSKNYLKNKKGFVKICKVNNTGTIKIR
- the thrA gene encoding bifunctional aspartate kinase/homoserine dehydrogenase I, translated to MKVLKFGGSSLSNAKKFLNVYKILNKNSRCQKIFVVLSAPHKITNYLISSIEEKTKNKKNKSLNKIKKKIKKILTNIKFHNNKFKIKKISKIINNHINNIENILIKKEKFKKITDKEKAKIISKGEIISIEIMNYILKTKKISRKIINPAKKIVSDNNYLNANINIEKTVEKFKKINDCKKKIILMPGFISGNNREEITLLGRNGSDYSASILSYCLNAKSCEIWKDVNGIYTSDPKKTSNAKIIKYISYKEAIELSKCGAEIIHPKTIYLLYKKNIPCRIKNSYFPYVQGTLISKHYNNKKKCSVKSITYLKNFCAIKIFFKEKFKKKHKLLKKISKLEKKINIKTSFDKKKISNKKIEIFTSYENYKIIKKFFTDESNKHFSKNIYKINTIKKLSIISVIGKNINLNINILYKIIFSMKSVNIKIISIILENSKYSISIIVKNSNLNDSINSIHNKIFFNNKIVEIFLIGIGGVGLNLLKQIYNQRYKLQKNNIKIKILGIANSKSYLLNSNNIERKQLKKIQNSKKSKFNIKKFINKITKKKLTNPTIIDCTSSREISKEYNNIIKKGFNIITSNKKANTSSLKYYFQIRKNLLKYKKKFLYETNVGAGLPVIENLQKLILAGDKIIKFRGILSGSLSFIFGKLEENYTIIEAVKEAKKLGYTEPNPLEDLSGIDVARKLLIIAREIGLKLELKDIEIKNILPKEINDTKINDVNLNEKLNKIKKFYEEKIKKAKNHNEVLRLVGSISNIGKCIVKIEKIKKEDILYNIKNGENALIFYTKYYNPMPLILRGYGAGNQVTAAGVFSDLLRI
- the dksA gene encoding RNA polymerase-binding protein DksA, whose protein sequence is MKIKKNKKISSLSILSIAGVKPYKLNKNEKYMNKKQINHFKKILEAWKNQIEKKINYIENNIQKESINFPDPIDRAVQEEEFNLNLKNRDRDRNIIKKIKNTLKKIEINNFGYCISCDIKIGIKRLEARPTANLCIDCKTLSEIRDKQIIR
- the truA gene encoding tRNA pseudouridine(38-40) synthase TruA; the protein is MRIALGIEYNGTNYHGWQNQKGIITIQNVLETCLTIVANEKIKIFCAGRTDSKVHSFGQVVHFDTNSVRRTKSWILGTNFYLPKDISVIWAKKVNYKFHARYSAIYRHYRYIINNSNHRSAIFTNNFYNFNRAYLDEKKMNKSAKFLIGEHDFTSFRSKNCQSNVPYRYVFNIEVYRINSLVIFDIIANSFLYNMARNIVGALLEVGCNNREISWINTLLVMKSNNFLYNVVHPSGLYLVYVKYPKFLKFPKINLKKIFNLF